The Sesamum indicum cultivar Zhongzhi No. 13 linkage group LG6, S_indicum_v1.0, whole genome shotgun sequence genome has a segment encoding these proteins:
- the LOC105165708 gene encoding putative kinase-like protein TMKL1, producing the protein MAAIKLLSLCICILLTLTHSASDVELLLMKIKPSLQGTAENLPLLSWNASVPLCQWRGLKWAFSNGSSLLCSDLSSPQWTNLSLYKDPFLQLISLQLPSANLSGTFPKEIGELTNLQSLYLGVNSLSGPIPLELGYSSSLSDIDFSHNLLKGSLPTSIWNLCDRLVSLRLHGNSLSGSLPEPALPDATCKNLQVLDLGQNGFTGNFPEFIVGFHGLKQLDLGDNVFSGPIPVSITGLKLEKLNLSHNNFTGVLPNFGESKFGVDVFEGNSPGLCGPPLRTCGGGSGLSSGAIAGLVIGLMTGAVVLVSLLIGYFQGKRKKNLDEEEEEFEEVEDEETSNSGGGDGKLVLFQGGEHLTLEDVLNATGQVMEKTSYGTVYKAKLADGGTIALRLLREGSCKDRSSCLPVIKQLGRIRHENLIPLRAFYQGKRGEKLLIYDYLSNKTLYDLLHESRVGKPVLNWARRHKIALGIARGLAHLHGLETPITHGNVRSKTILVDDFFVARLNEFGLDKIMVPSVADEIVALAKTDGYKAPELQKMKKCNSRTDVYAFGIVLLEILLGKRPGKTGRNGEFVDLPSLVKVAVLEETTMEVFDVELLKGIRNPMEEGLVQALKLAMGCCAPVASVRPTMDEVVRQLEENRPRNRSALYSPVETRSGSVTPF; encoded by the exons ATGGCGGCTATCAagcttctctctctctgcatttgcattcttctcactctcactcactCTGCTTCAGATGTTGAGTTGCTTTTGATGAAGATTAAGCCTTCACTGCAAGGAACCGCCGAGAACTTGCCGTTGTTGTCCTGGAATGCATCAGTCCCACTCTGTCAATGGAGAGGCCTAAAATGGGCTTTCAGCAACGGCTCTTCTTTGCTCTGTTCTGACCTTTCTTCACCGCAATGGACTAATTTGTCTTTGTATAAAGACCCCTTTTTGCAGCTAATCTCTCTTCAGCTCCCATCGGCAAATCTCTCTGGAACTTTTCCAAAAGAGATTGGAGAGCTCACAAACCTCCAAAGTCTCTATCTTGGTGTGAATTCATTATCTGGGCCGATACCTTTAGAGCTCGGGTACAGTTCTTCTCTATCAGACATTGATTTTAGCCACAATTTGCTTAAAGGGTCACTGCCAACTTCCATCTGGAACCTGTGTGACCGCCTCGTTTCTCTTCGGCTCCACGGTAACTCACTCTCCGGTTCTCTGCCTGAGCCTGCATTGCCTGATGCTACTTGCAAGAATCTGCAGGTTCTTGATTTGGGACAGAATGGATTTACTGGGAATTTCCCTGAGTTCATTGTTGGATTTCATGGGCTTAAACAGCTTGATCTTGGGGATAATGTGTTTTCCGGGCCAATCCCTGTGAGTATAACTGGTCTAAAGCTGGAAAAGTTGAATCTTTCTCACAATAACTTTACTGGGGTTTTGCCAAATTTTGGGGAATCAAAGTTTGGAGTGGATGTTTTTGAAGGAAATAGTCCTGGTCTTTGTGGGCCACCTTTGAGGACTTGTGGTGGAGGCTCTGGATTGAGTTCTGGAGCAATAGCTGGACTTGTTATTGGTTTGATGACTGGAGCTGTGGTGTTAGTCTCATTGTTGATAGGGTATTTCCaggggaaaagaaagaagaatttggatgaagaagaggaggaaTTTGAGGAGGTAGAAGATGAGGAAACCAGTAATAGTGGTGGTGGAGATGGGAAATTGGTTTTGTTTCAAGGGGGAGAGCATTTAACTTTAGAGGATGTCCTGAATGCCACAGGGCAAGTCATGGAGAAAACTAGTTACGGGACGGTGTACAAGGCGAAGTTGGCTGATGGAGGAACAATTGCTTTGAGGTTGTTGAGAGAGGGGAGTTGCAAAGATAGGAGTTCATGTTTGCCGGTGATTAAGCAGTTGGGCCGGATTCGACATGAGAATTTGATCCCGTTGAGAGCTTTCTATCAGGGGAAAAGAGGGGAGAAGCTTCTCATTTATGACTATCTGTCCAATAAGACCCTTTATGATCTCTTACATG AATCGAGAGTGGGGAAACCGGTGCTAAATTGGGCTAGGAGACACAAAATCGCTTTGGGGATTGCCAGAGGGCTAGCTCATCTTCATGGTCTTGAAACACCAATAACCCACGGGAACGTGAGATCAAAAACCATTCTTGTAGACGACTTCTTCGTGGCGAGGCTCAATGAGTTTGGACTCGACAAGATAATGGTTCCATCTGTGGCAGATGAAATAGTAGCACTAGCTAAAACAGATGGGTACAAAGCACCCGAGCTtcagaagatgaagaaatgcAATTCCAGGACTGATGTTTATGCATTCGGCATAGTACTACTCGAGATTCTATTGGGGAAAAGGCCAGGTAAAACTGGAAGAAATGGGGAGTTTGTCGACTTGCCTTCGTTAGTCAAGGTGGCAGTTTTGGAGGAGACCACTATGGAAGTTTTCGACGTGGAGCTCTTGAAAGGTATAAGGAATCCAATGGAAGAAGGGTTAGTTCAGGCCTTAAAGCTAGCAATGGGGTGCTGTGCTCCGGTGGCCTCTGTTAGGCCGACAATGGATGAGGTTGTGAGGCAGTTAGAAGAGAATAGACCGAGGAATAGGTCTGCGTTATACAGCCCGGTGGAAACTAGGAGTGGAAGTGTTACTCCATTTTaa